In one Rutidosis leptorrhynchoides isolate AG116_Rl617_1_P2 chromosome 8, CSIRO_AGI_Rlap_v1, whole genome shotgun sequence genomic region, the following are encoded:
- the LOC139864628 gene encoding secreted RxLR effector protein 161-like: MATPMETNVKLTLEGEGEPFNSTKYRGMIGSLLYLMASRPDIMFSVCLCARFQENPKTSHVEAVKRIFRYLKGTMHLGLWYPKFTGVDIMCFADSDHGGSMIDRKSTNRVCAFVGLCLTSWFSKKKTSVALFTTEAEYVAMGRACAQVLWMKQTFLDYSIISSEIPI; encoded by the coding sequence atGGCGACTCCTATGGAAACAAATGTGAAACTTACTTTAGAAGGAGAAGGAGAACCATTCAATAGCACTAAATATAGGGGAATGATTGGATCCCTTCTATATTTAATGGCAAGTCGGCCCGATATCATGTTTAGTGTATGTTTATGTGCAAGATTTCAAGAAAATCCAAAGACATCACACGTTGAGGCGGTCAAAAGGATCTTTAGATACTTAAAGGGAACAATGCATCTTGGGTTATGGTATCCAAAGTTCACCGGGGTTGATATTATGTGCTTTGCAGATTCTGATCATGGAGGGTCAAtgattgatagaaagagcacaaacAGAGTATGCGCGTTCGTGGGTCTTTGCTTAACATCATGGTTCTCAAAGAAGAAAACATCCGTTGCATTGtttaccaccgaagccgaatatgtagCTATGGGAAGAGCATGCGCACAAGTGTTATGGATGAAGCAAACCTTCCTTGATTACAGTATCATCTCATCCGAAATACCCATATGA